A region from the Chitinophaga sp. Cy-1792 genome encodes:
- a CDS encoding RagB/SusD family nutrient uptake outer membrane protein translates to MKNRRKIYSLLLAGVMTTSFMACRKSFLNETLKSSYAPGNTLVDALGFEASIAGLQSIFRNDYGNTQGLMATYFVGTDLAITGQPNAIQAPYDDYRNLNSSVSSVSSIWSWCYKIINASNTIIAGTQNPAASLTDAQRALYKAEASFFRAYAYNHLSILFGGVPLLTTPVAAPRTDYTRASEADVIALIISDLTFAAANLPDPANVTTQGRINKFAAAQLLAEAYLRANKPADAQKAAQSIIDSKFYSLVTARYGVKASQPGDPFADMFTYGSMRRSQGNTEAIWVVEQQYNITGGGADFDQRRREWGPFYVNISGMLVADSLGGRGIGRIRPTNWWTYGLYETKDMRNSQYNIRRNYWYNDPAGANYGKLVVPKAADTAYYMYAHTTKWYEFQPGDPQGSSSFKDRIMMRLGETYLLLAEAQFMQGDLGGAANSINVIRNRANATPVTAADITLDYILDERARELTAEELRRLTLIRTNKLVERTRKYNPSAGPNIADYNIHLPIPQSEIDVNKDAVLKQNDGYK, encoded by the coding sequence ATGAAGAACAGGCGAAAAATATATAGCTTATTGCTGGCAGGGGTGATGACTACATCATTTATGGCTTGCCGCAAATCTTTCCTTAATGAAACATTGAAATCCTCCTATGCTCCGGGTAATACGTTGGTAGATGCACTTGGTTTTGAAGCCTCCATTGCAGGTTTACAGAGCATCTTCCGTAACGATTACGGCAACACGCAGGGATTAATGGCCACCTATTTTGTGGGTACTGATCTGGCCATTACCGGCCAGCCCAACGCAATACAGGCGCCTTACGACGACTATCGTAACCTGAACTCTTCCGTAAGTTCTGTTAGTAGTATCTGGAGCTGGTGCTATAAAATAATCAATGCATCCAATACCATCATCGCAGGTACGCAGAATCCGGCTGCTTCACTGACAGATGCGCAGCGCGCGCTGTATAAGGCGGAGGCAAGTTTCTTCAGGGCTTATGCCTACAATCACCTGTCGATCCTCTTTGGTGGTGTTCCACTGCTGACAACGCCGGTAGCAGCCCCTCGTACAGACTATACCCGTGCTTCAGAAGCAGATGTGATCGCACTCATCATCAGTGACCTGACCTTTGCTGCTGCAAATTTGCCCGATCCGGCGAACGTAACTACACAGGGTCGTATCAATAAATTTGCCGCAGCGCAATTGCTCGCTGAAGCATACCTGCGAGCTAACAAGCCGGCAGATGCCCAAAAAGCAGCACAAAGTATTATCGATAGTAAATTCTATTCGCTGGTAACTGCGAGATACGGCGTAAAGGCCAGTCAGCCCGGCGACCCGTTTGCAGATATGTTTACCTACGGTAGCATGCGCCGCAGCCAGGGAAATACAGAAGCGATCTGGGTGGTGGAACAACAATATAATATTACCGGTGGAGGCGCCGACTTCGACCAACGTCGCAGAGAATGGGGCCCATTTTATGTAAATATAAGCGGGATGTTGGTAGCGGATTCTCTCGGTGGCCGCGGTATCGGAAGGATAAGGCCTACCAACTGGTGGACCTACGGATTGTATGAAACAAAGGATATGCGCAACTCGCAGTATAATATTCGCCGGAACTATTGGTACAATGATCCCGCCGGCGCCAATTACGGCAAGCTGGTAGTACCCAAAGCTGCTGATACAGCCTATTACATGTATGCACATACTACCAAATGGTACGAATTCCAACCCGGCGATCCACAAGGTTCCAGCTCCTTTAAAGACAGGATTATGATGCGTCTCGGTGAAACCTATTTACTGCTGGCAGAGGCACAATTCATGCAGGGAGATCTTGGTGGAGCCGCTAACAGTATCAATGTGATCAGGAACCGCGCAAATGCCACACCAGTGACCGCTGCGGATATTACACTGGACTACATCCTCGATGAAAGGGCCAGAGAACTGACCGCGGAAGAACTCCGCAGGCTGACGTTGATCAGAACAAATAAACTGGTAGAACGTACCAGGAAATACAATCCTTCCGCAGGGCCTAATATTGCTGATTACAATATCCATCTGCCTATTCCGCAATCTGAAATAGATGTGAATAAAGATGCTGTATTGAAACAGAACGATGGATATAAATAA